CACCGTCGTCCCGCCGGCTTCGGGTTCATGGTGGTAAAACGCTTCCAGGCCCTTGTGGCGAATCGTTCCCATTTCCGGCAAGGCAGGTGTTGGTGCCCGTGGAACGAATTCGGCGAATTGCTCTTCGATAAGCCGCTTGGCCAAGGGCAGAGAGAAATCTCCCACCATGACCAGCACGGCATTGTCCGGCCGGTACCAGGCATCGTAAAAGCGTTTCAGTTTCTCGTGGTTTGCCCCTTCTATGACTGCCGTTTCTCCGATGGGCATTCGACGGGAGATCAGCATGCCCGGCAACTCGAAATTCAACGTGGCCTTGAAGGTCCGATAGTCGACAGAATCCCGGGCGCGCTTCTCCGCAAGAATAACGCCTCGCTCCCGGTCGACTTCTTCTTCCAGCAGCAGGGCACCCATGGCATAGTCTCGCGTGACCAGCAGCCCGTCTTTAAGGTTTTTTTCGTCGCCTGCGGGCAGGATGATATCATAGACGGTTTCGTCGAAACCCGTGTGGGCATTGGCGTCGTTGCCGAATTGCATGCCGATGCTTTGAAAATAGCGCACCAGTTCGCCGGGCGGAAAATGCGTGGAGCCATTAAACAGCATGTGTTCGAGAAAATGAGCCAAGCCGCGCTGCTCTTCGGTTTCGTTCAGACTGCCGGCAGCGATATAAAGGTGCAGGCTGACGCGGTTTTCCGGCCGCTGGTTGGGCATTAATACATATCGAAATCCATTGCCCAGCCGTCCGAAAGTGACCGCCGGGTCCGGGGAAAGGTCGCTGGTTTCATGGGGCCATGGCAACCCGTCGGCCGGTCTGTTTTTTACATCTCCCGCAGCGACAGGGGGAGTAGAAGAGAATGTCGAACCCGGAGACAGAAGCAGCCCCCCCCAAAGCATCAGCGTAAGGGCGATTGCTACCTTTGTCCGGGTGTGTTTGCCTGTTGCTAACCTGCTGTTACCCATCATCGGAACACCTTGCCGTTATCGATTCGGTTTCGATCCGCCGTTCTTTTTGCATACCGGTTAAATAGTAATGCATGACCGGACAAAGGCAATCCCTTTTTCCGCGGCCCTGATATCAAAAAAGCCTTCCCGGCCCGTCGGATGGCGGGTCTGCGGAAGGCTTTGTTTACCGCGAAAGCGGTGTGGGGTGGGGATTGCCCCCTTTTAATTTTTCTTTTTGACGTAAACCCCTCTCGAGAGCGTTTCGATCTGTCCTTTTTTGGTCAGTTTGTAAAGCGCGTTGCTCACTTGACGGGGCTGCAGGCCGGTCCTTTTCTTGATCCGTTCCACGGTGATTCCGTTGCGGCTCCTGCTGATCATGCCATAGATGTTATCGAGCATGGTGTCTCCCCCGGCAGCCGGTTTTGCTTTTGCCGCGGTGGGCGCCTTTTTTTTGGCGGCCTTCTTCTTAGGGGCCGCCTTGGCCTTCTTTACTGCCGCTTTCGCTTTTTTCACAGGCGCAGCTTTGCCCTTTTCTTTTTCGAGATCTGCCGCCATTTTCTCTACCTGTTTTACCAGAGAAGTAAGGGTCCGCGAAATCGCTAACAGTTTCTTTTGCGCATCTTTCATCAGCTTGAGCCTCCTTATTAGAGCGGTTTTAGCTAGAAATTTAGCTAGTTATTTTGAGCCCTATTATATTTCTCTTCTATTGTCAAGCCTTGTTTGGAGAACTGATGCATGCAGCAGAGATAATGTCCCTAAAAAGCTATGCGGGATGAAGGACTGGCAGCAATCGAGATCGACAGGAAGCAGGAGTATGTGCAGCGCCGCGCCGTCTTGACGGCAGGCAGTAGAGATTTGATGGGGCTTGTCGTTGCGTGCGTGTTCGGGAATTTGAAATGCTCACTTCGCAACATTTTCAAGGTTCCCTGATGAAAGCCCACCAGATATACCAAAAGAAGATCGCCCACGCAGCGATGGCCGCCCCATACCCTTTCCAATCCGTTTTACGGGTTGCCATGCCGTGCTTGTTCATCTTACCGACGGGAAGTTTGCATGACGGGCAGACTTCTGCCTTCAGGGGCATGTACTCCATGCATTCCGGGCATTTTTTTGAGATGAATCCACTCGGATTGTCGGGGTCGATCCCTCCGTGGCGTGTGCTCATGTCATTTTATTCCAGGTATGATTTTTCGATTTTAATGTCACTGCTGGCTTTGCGTGCATCAATCCAGTCCTGCATTGCGTTTCTTTGCTTCTGCTGAAGAAGCATTGCCTTGATGCTTTCCTTTTCGCTTTCAAAGCCGTCGGCCGCCGGTGCCTTCTTTTCCACTAACCGAAGCAGATAATATCCTGCCCCTCCTTTTATCGGTTCCTTGCTGATGTCGCCGGATGAAGCCAGTTGGAACGCCGCCTGAGTTACTTGCGGGTCCGAACCGATGTCGGGGATGGAGGTATTGCGTTTGAACAGACCGGTGTGCTTTATTGTCACGCCGTGCAAGCTGGCGCTTTCTTCGAACGTTTTTCCAGAGGCAAGATCCGCCGCCATGGCCTTGGCCTCCGCATACGCCTTTTCGGCCTGCATTTTACGGATCAGATCTTTCCGGACCCTGGCTTTGACCGCATCCAGTTCGGGGATGGCCGCTTTGATGACTTCTGTGGTCTGGATAATGTAGTAGCGCCCGCCGATATCCTGGATGTCGCTGATTCCGTCCTTTCCCAAATCGAAGGCGGCCTGAGCGAATTGGCTTTTGGCGCTGCCCAGAGCCTCCGGTCCTTTCCGGGTAAACGAACCGGCTTCCAATACGGCCAGGTTAAATGTCTCGGCGTTGTGGATCAGGTCTTCTTTTTCATAACAGGTTTCGTAAAACTGCTCGGCTCTGTCGTAGGCCAAGTTGCGCGCTTTTCTTTGCTTCAAGGTGGCGATAATGCGGTCCTTGCTTTCCTCCAGCGTCCGTGTGGTCGCGTCCTCCACGGATTCCACTTTGATGACATGCCATCCGAATTGGGTTTTCACCGGATCGCTGATTTCTCCGGAGGCCATCGAAAAAGCCTTGTCGGCAAAAGGTTTCACCATCTGAGATTTCTGGAATTTGCCCAGATAGCCGCCCTTGTCTTTGGTGGGGCCTTCCGAGTAGGTTTTGGCCAGTTCGGCAAAATCCTTTCCTTCCCTGGCCATTTTGGCAATGTCCGCTGCCTTGGAACGGGCGGCAGCATCCGCCTCTTCGTCTGCATCCGGGGCCAGCTTTATCAGAATATGGCTGGCTTCGACGGTTTTCTCGGTCTTGAATTCGTCGATATTGGAATCGTAGTAGTCCGCAATCTCGTCTTCGGCAACAGCCACCTCTCCCTTGAACGCATCCGGGTCGAACAGCACGTACCTGGCTTTGACCATTGGCTCGGTCTTGTAGTTTTCTTTCTGCTCGTCGAAATAGTCGGCGATTTCTTGCTCCGAGGGGGTGATATCCGTGTAGCGGCCCGGTTCGAACAAAACGGTGTCGATGTTCGCGGAAGCATTCTGCCAGTCGTACCAGAGGCGCGCCTCGCCGTCGGAAACCTTGGCGGCACCGGCGACGACCCGGGTCAGTTTTTCGGCCAGCAGTGCGTTTTTCTGATCCGCTTCAAACTCTTCCGGGGTGAGGTGGACCTGGGCGAGAAGTCTGAGGTAGCGTCGGTTGTCGAATGATCCGTTGGTCTGGAAGACGGGAGCATTCATGATCGATTCCGCCACCTCGGCATCGGTGACCCGCAGTTCCAGTTTCTTGGCTTCCTGGAGCACGAGGGCGCGGTCGATCAACTGGTTCAATGCCTGATCCTTGACCTTGAGCATTTCAAGCATGCCGTCGTTCAGATTTTCGCCGAAGCGCTGGCGATACTGTTCGATCAGGTTGTTGTACGCGCGTCGAAATTCGCTGACAGCGATAATCTCGTCATTGACGGTGGCTACTTTAGACGCTTGCCTGGAACGGAAGCTGCCAACGCCCCAAAAAACGAACACGATGACGATCGCGAAAAGAATTACTTTGATCATCCAACTGCCGGCATGTTTGCGCATCACGTTGAGCATTAACGACCTCTTCTCTATCTTTTTTGAACTGGGGCGTTGCCAGGCCCCACCGGTTGAAATCCTTGTTAAATCGTATCCATCCAAACAAAATCTTCTATTTTTTCAAACCATTGACATTACGTATTATAGCTGTTTTTGTCAATAGTGTAGCGTTCTTCGAACGACGTTTCTTTCCAGTGCCGGGCCTCGTTGCCAAAGCTGTGGGCCACCCGCGTTTCAGGTCGTTTGCCGAGCCGTTCATACGGACAGAAGCCCGTCGCGTTTTAACACGGGGGGCGCATTGGTGAAACGGCGCTTGCCGGGCTTTTTGCAGAACCCTTTAAAAATTGCATTGACAGGAAAATCCGATTTTGTTAGTTTGCGTTTTCGTTTTTGGGGCTGTAGCTCAGCTGGGAGAGCGCATGACTGGCAGTCATGAGGTCAGGGGTTCGATCCCCCTCAGCTCCACCAAAAAAATAAAGTTAAATGGGGTGGTTACAAGTTAGCCACCCCATTTTAGTTCCTGCTGACCCTCCTCGAAACCTCCCCCTCACATACGCCAGATACTATTTGATACGACACGTTTTACGACAAATCCAAAAAAGGAAAATTGATATTAGGCCATCGCCAGAAGAT
This window of the uncultured Desulfosarcina sp. genome carries:
- a CDS encoding SurA N-terminal domain-containing protein → MLNVMRKHAGSWMIKVILFAIVIVFVFWGVGSFRSRQASKVATVNDEIIAVSEFRRAYNNLIEQYRQRFGENLNDGMLEMLKVKDQALNQLIDRALVLQEAKKLELRVTDAEVAESIMNAPVFQTNGSFDNRRYLRLLAQVHLTPEEFEADQKNALLAEKLTRVVAGAAKVSDGEARLWYDWQNASANIDTVLFEPGRYTDITPSEQEIADYFDEQKENYKTEPMVKARYVLFDPDAFKGEVAVAEDEIADYYDSNIDEFKTEKTVEASHILIKLAPDADEEADAAARSKAADIAKMAREGKDFAELAKTYSEGPTKDKGGYLGKFQKSQMVKPFADKAFSMASGEISDPVKTQFGWHVIKVESVEDATTRTLEESKDRIIATLKQRKARNLAYDRAEQFYETCYEKEDLIHNAETFNLAVLEAGSFTRKGPEALGSAKSQFAQAAFDLGKDGISDIQDIGGRYYIIQTTEVIKAAIPELDAVKARVRKDLIRKMQAEKAYAEAKAMAADLASGKTFEESASLHGVTIKHTGLFKRNTSIPDIGSDPQVTQAAFQLASSGDISKEPIKGGAGYYLLRLVEKKAPAADGFESEKESIKAMLLQQKQRNAMQDWIDARKASSDIKIEKSYLE